In Anomaloglossus baeobatrachus isolate aAnoBae1 chromosome 3, aAnoBae1.hap1, whole genome shotgun sequence, one genomic interval encodes:
- the LOC142297444 gene encoding olfactory receptor 5AR1-like, translating into MEKTKNIFITNCISDMLEISTTLSDESKTLHMELKNQTIITEYILLGFTMNMKINLGLFFLFLAIYIVTTVGNGLIIFMVITNPKLHKPMYFFLCILSILDLGYSSTVLPKLLTDLFSIERTISPIACLIQIYVILFVEGSECQLLTVMAYDRYIAICRPLHYSTIMRWSICYRLASLVFISSFMLTIFPSFFSPLTMCYNRINHFMCEMLAIITLSCENTDFSERNIFFVSFITLLLPLMLIVMSYAAILSSILKIRSAGRSKAFSTCTSHLGVVALYFGTVMLMYFGPSSNYSTDQEKYSSIFYVIVSPMLNPVIYSLNNREVKESLKRFFTNFTQKCSFCK; encoded by the exons ATGGAGAAGACCAAGAACATCTTCATAACTAATTGCATCAGTGATATGCTTGAGATCAGCACAACCTTGTCTGATGAAT CTAAAACTCTTCACATGGAACTGAAGAATCAAACCATCATCACGGAATATATTCTACTTGGATTTACAATGAATATGAAGATAAATCTTGGGCTTTTCTTCTTGTTTTTAGCTATCTACATAGTGACCACTGTGGGAAATGGTCTCATCATCTTTATGGTCATCACTAACCCCAAGTTGCACAAACCCATGTACTTTTTCCTTTGCATATTATCCATTCTTGATTTGGGTTATTCGTCCACTGTATTGCCAAAATTATTAACAGATCTTTTCTCTATTGAAAGGACCATCTCGCCCATCGCTTGTCTCATTCAGATTTATGTTATCCTCTTTGTAGAAGGATCCGAGTGTCAACTCCTAACCGTGATGGCTTACGACCGGTACATCGCCATATGCCGACCTCTCCACTACTCTACTATCATGCGTTGGAGCATTTGTTATAGGCTGGCTTCACTAGTATTCATCTCAAGCTTTATGCTTACTATTTTTCCATCGTTTTTCTCTCCCCTTACCATGTGTTACAACCGGATCAACCATTTCATGTGTGAGATGCTGGCAATCATTACACTCTCATGTGAGAACACTGATTTCAGTGAACGCAATATATTTTTTGTCAGTTTTATCACTCTACTCCTGCCTCTTATGTTGATTGTAATGTCTTATGCTGCTATCCTATCCTCCATACTAAAGATTCGCTCCGCAGGAAGGTCTAAGGCCTTTTCCACCTGTACGTCCCATCTAGGGGTGGTGGCTTTGTACTTTGGGACAGTCATGCTGATGTATTTTGGTCCCTCATCCAATTACTCCACAGATCAGGAGAAATATAGCTCCATATTTTATGTCATCGTGTCTCCGATGTTGAATCCTGTCATCTACAGTCTCAATAATCGGGAAGTTAAAGAATCGTTGAAAAGGTTTTTCACCAACTTCACACAAAAGTGCTCATTCTGTAAATAA